The proteins below come from a single Egibacteraceae bacterium genomic window:
- a CDS encoding chloride channel protein, giving the protein MATIRLRDHPLVRRVRGLASTDRAGDGVLVALAAGVGLATGLLAVALIELVRAVQAVAFAGPDRLVVVLAPTLGGLLVGVLITYWVPEARGAGVSQVMTAIALHGGRMRPVLALGKLLTSGLALGTGASGGREGPIVQIGGAVGSTAGRLLNLNEEQKRAVIAAGAGAGIAASFNAPIGGMLFALEVIIGGFRARYLQVIVVACVVASVTARTIVGPELIYSPPPFTLADPRELLLYAVLGLTASGVGVALVRGEAIVTVVAERARVWPPLRTAAGGLGVGLIALAVPEVLGTGDHLPPVLGVVTDPIAGMLAGEVGGTGLSAAGVLLVLLVAKLAATALTLGTGSSAGSFAPAVFIGAALGGAYGHVTAAVLPGAAVAPGAFALAGMAAVVGASTRAPLTAILLAFELTGDYGLVLPLMLATGIATFLADRLDRESAYTLPLTRRGIVYAEPEDVDIMQTVRVGEIMNPDPPAVPPSMTVPELQAEFRRTRRHGFPVVDGDRLVGVVTISDLARAVNPDGVDEDAMTRTGDIMALRERTVGDICTRRVLTVTPEDPVFRAVRRMGAIDAGRLPVVAAEDHSRLVGMVGRADVVKAYQRAVTRSLGVQQRQQSSRLRDLAGTQFVELVVAPDAEATGRAVRDVVWPPRTILTNVRRNGEAIMPNGDTVLEAGDEVVVLTDQQVAGEVRRLIAGVAPDE; this is encoded by the coding sequence ATGGCGACGATCCGGCTGAGGGACCACCCGCTCGTCCGGCGGGTTCGTGGTCTGGCGTCCACGGACCGTGCCGGCGACGGGGTGCTCGTCGCCCTCGCGGCCGGTGTGGGGCTGGCCACGGGTCTGCTGGCCGTCGCGCTCATCGAGCTCGTCCGCGCCGTGCAGGCCGTCGCGTTCGCCGGCCCGGACCGCCTCGTCGTCGTCCTCGCGCCGACCCTGGGGGGCTTGCTCGTCGGCGTGCTCATCACCTACTGGGTGCCCGAGGCGCGCGGCGCGGGCGTCAGCCAGGTGATGACCGCGATCGCCCTCCACGGAGGGCGGATGCGCCCGGTCCTCGCGCTCGGCAAGCTCCTCACGAGCGGCCTCGCGCTGGGCACGGGCGCCTCCGGTGGCCGCGAGGGCCCGATCGTGCAGATCGGCGGGGCGGTCGGGTCGACCGCCGGCAGGCTCCTGAACCTCAACGAGGAGCAGAAGCGCGCCGTCATCGCCGCAGGCGCCGGGGCCGGGATCGCGGCGTCGTTCAACGCCCCCATCGGCGGGATGCTGTTCGCGCTCGAGGTCATCATCGGCGGCTTCCGCGCCCGCTACCTGCAGGTCATCGTCGTCGCGTGCGTCGTCGCCTCCGTCACCGCCCGCACGATCGTCGGGCCGGAGCTCATCTACTCCCCGCCCCCCTTCACCCTCGCCGACCCGCGGGAGCTGCTGCTCTACGCCGTGCTCGGCCTGACCGCCTCCGGGGTGGGGGTCGCGCTCGTGCGGGGTGAGGCCATCGTCACGGTGGTCGCCGAGCGGGCGCGGGTCTGGCCGCCCCTGCGCACCGCCGCGGGAGGGCTCGGCGTCGGGCTCATCGCGCTCGCCGTGCCGGAGGTGCTCGGCACCGGCGACCACCTGCCCCCGGTCCTCGGGGTCGTCACCGACCCCATCGCGGGCATGCTCGCCGGCGAGGTCGGCGGCACGGGCCTGTCCGCCGCCGGCGTGCTCCTCGTCCTGCTGGTGGCCAAGCTCGCCGCGACCGCGTTGACCCTCGGCACAGGCAGCTCGGCCGGCAGCTTCGCCCCGGCGGTGTTCATCGGCGCGGCGCTCGGAGGGGCGTACGGGCACGTCACCGCGGCGGTGCTGCCCGGCGCGGCTGTCGCTCCGGGTGCGTTCGCGCTCGCGGGCATGGCGGCCGTCGTCGGCGCGAGCACCCGCGCCCCGCTCACCGCGATCCTCCTCGCCTTCGAGCTCACCGGCGACTACGGTCTCGTGCTGCCGCTCATGCTGGCCACCGGCATCGCGACGTTCCTTGCCGACCGCCTCGACCGCGAGTCCGCCTACACCCTCCCGCTCACCCGTCGTGGCATCGTGTACGCCGAGCCCGAGGACGTCGACATCATGCAGACGGTGCGGGTGGGCGAGATCATGAACCCCGACCCGCCGGCGGTACCGCCGTCGATGACCGTCCCCGAGCTGCAGGCGGAGTTCCGCCGTACCCGCCGCCACGGTTTCCCGGTCGTGGACGGCGACCGGCTCGTCGGCGTCGTGACGATCAGCGACCTCGCCCGCGCCGTCAACCCCGACGGGGTCGACGAGGACGCCATGACCCGCACCGGCGACATCATGGCGCTGCGGGAGCGGACCGTCGGCGACATCTGCACCCGCCGCGTGCTGACCGTCACGCCCGAGGACCCCGTCTTCCGCGCCGTGCGGCGCATGGGCGCCATCGATGCCGGCCGCCTGCCGGTCGTCGCCGCCGAGGACCACAGCCGCCTCGTCGGGATGGTGGGCCGCGCCGACGTCGTGAAGGCCTACCAGCGGGCGGTCACCCGCAGCCTCGGCGTGCAGCAGCGCCAGCAGTCATCACGGCTGCGCGACCTGGCCGGCACCCAGTTCGTCGAGCTCGTCGTCGCCCCCGACGCGGAAGCCACCGGCCGTGCCGTGCGCGACGTGGTCTGGCCGCCCCGCACGATCCTCACGAACGTGCGCCGAAACGGCGAGGCGATCATGCCGAACGGCGACACCGTCCTCGAGGCCGGCGACGAGGTCGTCGTCCTGACCGACCAGCAGGTCGCGGGCGAGGTTCGCCGCCTCATCGCAGGCGTGGCGCCCGACGAGTAG
- the selB gene encoding selenocysteine-specific translation elongation factor, with product MRVICTAGHVDHGKSALVKALTGMEPDRFAEEQQRGLTIDLGFAWTEVGRHTVAFVDLPGHERFVGNMLAGAGAVDLALFVVSADEGWMPQSQEHLDILDLLGVCRGVVAVTKADAVDAETLDLAQELAREQLAGSALADVEIVAVSAVTGAGLDELAEQLTAVLDAAPAPADRGRPRLWVDRTFTVRGAGTVVTGTLSGGRLGVGEEVAVLPGNRPARVRGLQSLKTAVDEALPGSRVAVNLSGIDRAVVGRGNALGLPDQWLPVTAFDAHARALPGAAIDRRGAWHLHAGSGEWVARLYPLAGKITGEGFVRVELDEPAPLTAGDRFVLREAGRQATVGGGVVVDADPPPRSRGSQRAARGKELAARVDALEAGDRAGLLGRHVAERGAADATRTAAAVGVGTADAAAAAASGGLLRLGPAWAHPDAVASWRDAVGRALAGYHRAHPVDRVAPKSLAARAAARAGCPEPLVDELLALLARDGAVVAEGPGLRAPDHAVRLDPAQERARTALLEALDADPFSPPRLDDAAAGAGASPALVRELEAAGDLVRLAPDLAFTAGAFAQAVDRLRTAYAADGPLTAARAKEVLGTSRKFAVPLLEQLDRRGVTRREGDVRHVRPERP from the coding sequence ATGCGGGTCATCTGCACCGCCGGGCACGTCGACCACGGCAAGTCCGCGCTCGTCAAGGCGTTGACCGGCATGGAGCCGGACCGCTTCGCCGAGGAGCAGCAGCGCGGCCTCACGATCGACCTCGGTTTCGCGTGGACCGAGGTCGGCCGCCACACCGTCGCCTTCGTCGACCTGCCCGGCCACGAGCGCTTCGTGGGCAACATGCTCGCCGGCGCGGGCGCGGTCGATCTCGCCCTGTTCGTCGTGTCCGCCGACGAGGGCTGGATGCCCCAGAGCCAGGAGCACCTCGACATCCTGGACCTGCTCGGCGTCTGCCGTGGCGTCGTCGCGGTCACGAAGGCGGACGCGGTCGACGCCGAGACGCTCGACCTCGCCCAGGAGCTCGCCCGCGAGCAGCTCGCCGGCAGCGCCCTCGCCGACGTCGAGATCGTCGCGGTCAGCGCGGTGACCGGTGCGGGCCTCGACGAGCTGGCCGAGCAGCTCACCGCCGTGCTCGACGCGGCTCCCGCCCCGGCCGACCGCGGGCGCCCGCGCCTTTGGGTCGACCGGACGTTCACGGTGCGGGGCGCGGGCACGGTCGTGACCGGCACCCTGTCGGGCGGCCGCCTCGGCGTCGGGGAGGAGGTCGCCGTCCTGCCCGGCAACCGGCCCGCGCGGGTCCGCGGCCTCCAGTCGCTGAAGACCGCCGTCGACGAGGCGCTGCCGGGCAGCCGTGTCGCGGTCAACCTCTCGGGGATCGATCGTGCCGTGGTGGGTCGCGGAAACGCCCTCGGACTGCCCGACCAGTGGCTGCCGGTCACCGCCTTCGACGCGCACGCCCGCGCCCTGCCCGGTGCCGCGATCGACCGTCGCGGCGCCTGGCACCTGCACGCCGGGTCCGGCGAGTGGGTCGCGAGGCTCTACCCGCTCGCGGGGAAGATCACCGGTGAGGGATTCGTGCGCGTCGAGCTCGACGAGCCCGCCCCGCTGACCGCCGGAGACCGTTTCGTGCTCCGCGAAGCCGGACGGCAGGCCACCGTGGGTGGCGGGGTCGTCGTCGACGCGGACCCGCCGCCGCGCTCCAGGGGCTCGCAGCGGGCCGCCCGCGGCAAGGAGCTCGCCGCCCGCGTGGATGCGCTGGAGGCCGGCGACCGGGCTGGCCTCCTCGGACGCCACGTCGCCGAGCGCGGGGCGGCCGATGCGACGCGCACCGCCGCGGCTGTGGGAGTGGGCACCGCGGACGCGGCGGCGGCCGCCGCGTCCGGGGGGCTTCTGCGCCTCGGACCGGCGTGGGCGCACCCCGACGCCGTCGCGTCGTGGCGTGACGCCGTCGGTCGGGCGCTCGCCGGCTATCACCGGGCGCACCCGGTCGACCGCGTCGCCCCCAAGAGCCTCGCCGCCCGCGCCGCCGCCCGCGCGGGGTGCCCCGAACCACTCGTCGACGAGCTGCTGGCGCTGCTCGCACGGGACGGCGCGGTCGTCGCCGAGGGCCCCGGCCTGCGGGCGCCTGACCACGCCGTGCGCCTCGACCCCGCGCAGGAGCGGGCGAGGACCGCGCTGCTCGAGGCGCTCGACGCTGATCCGTTCTCCCCCCCACGGCTCGACGACGCCGCCGCGGGCGCCGGCGCATCACCCGCCCTCGTCCGGGAGCTCGAGGCCGCCGGCGACCTCGTGCGGCTGGCCCCCGACCTCGCGTTCACCGCAGGCGCCTTCGCTCAGGCGGTCGACCGGCTGCGGACGGCCTACGCCGCCGACGGCCCCCTCACCGCCGCCCGCGCGAAGGAGGTGCTCGGCACGAGCCGCAAGTTCGCCGTGCCCCTCCTCGAGCAGCTCGACCGGCGTGGCGTCACCCGCCGGGAGGGCGACGTCCGCCACGTCCGCCCCGAACGCCCGTAG
- a CDS encoding WhiB family transcriptional regulator, which yields MPLLQTTLSTAWQEHGLCRTTDATVFFPPMHFEPKPEREARETKAKAICAACPVQVECLEWALDTEEPFGVWGGHSELDRKHILAARLKAC from the coding sequence TTGCCGCTGCTGCAGACCACGCTGTCCACAGCCTGGCAGGAACACGGCCTGTGCCGCACCACCGACGCCACGGTGTTCTTCCCGCCGATGCACTTCGAACCGAAGCCGGAGCGGGAAGCGCGGGAGACGAAGGCGAAGGCCATCTGCGCGGCGTGCCCCGTGCAGGTCGAGTGCCTCGAGTGGGCGCTCGACACCGAGGAGCCGTTCGGCGTCTGGGGCGGGCACTCGGAGCTCGACCGCAAGCACATCCTCGCGGCCAGGCTGAAAGCGTGCTGA
- a CDS encoding RidA family protein, with translation MTPEDRLAELGIALPEPPAPAAAYVPWVRSGDLVFTAGQLPLQDGRLLATGLVGRALGVPEAQRCARACAVNILAQVRAAVGDLSAVGRIVKLTVFVASAPGFSEQHLVANGASDLLGEVFGEDGRHARSAVGVAALPLDAPVEVDAVVEVA, from the coding sequence GTGACGCCCGAGGATCGCCTGGCCGAGCTCGGGATCGCACTGCCGGAGCCGCCGGCGCCGGCAGCCGCCTACGTGCCGTGGGTGCGTTCGGGCGACCTCGTGTTCACCGCCGGACAGCTCCCCCTCCAGGATGGCCGGCTGCTCGCCACCGGCCTCGTCGGTCGGGCCCTCGGCGTCCCCGAAGCGCAGCGCTGCGCGCGCGCCTGCGCGGTGAACATCCTCGCCCAGGTGCGCGCCGCCGTCGGCGACCTGTCCGCCGTAGGCCGGATCGTGAAGCTCACGGTCTTCGTCGCGAGCGCCCCGGGGTTCTCCGAGCAGCATCTCGTCGCCAACGGCGCATCTGACCTGCTCGGCGAGGTGTTCGGCGAGGACGGCCGGCACGCGCGCTCCGCGGTCGGTGTGGCCGCCCTGCCCCTGGACGCCCCCGTCGAGGTCGACGCCGTCGTCGAGGTGGCATAG
- a CDS encoding S4 domain-containing protein — protein sequence MDSTRVDRWLWAVRLFKTRAEANAACRGGHVRLHGAKAKPSSLVKAGDTIRVRTGGRERVVEVARVVDRRVGASVAAECLVDHSPPPPRLPERGPVPVRDRGAGRPSKRERRQLERARGRQPR from the coding sequence GTGGATTCGACGCGCGTCGACCGTTGGCTGTGGGCCGTCCGGCTGTTCAAGACCCGGGCGGAGGCCAACGCCGCGTGCCGGGGCGGCCACGTGCGTCTCCACGGGGCCAAAGCGAAGCCGTCCAGCCTCGTGAAGGCCGGTGACACCATCCGGGTGCGGACCGGTGGGCGTGAACGGGTCGTCGAGGTGGCCCGGGTCGTCGACCGTCGCGTCGGTGCCTCGGTCGCCGCCGAGTGCCTCGTCGACCACAGCCCCCCGCCGCCCCGCCTTCCCGAGCGCGGACCGGTCCCCGTCCGGGACCGCGGTGCGGGGCGTCCGAGCAAGCGGGAGCGCCGCCAGCTCGAGCGGGCGCGCGGGCGGCAGCCACGGTGA
- a CDS encoding superoxide dismutase family protein: protein MMRAAVPALLAALALLGGCGENATAPADTESGQVPGGEPAGEDTAQAGDGVEVEMRDAQDQPVGTVTLTADGERTRVAASIDGLEPGFYGFHVHQNADCDPDAPDGPFTTAGGHYSPEGGAHGAHAGDLPNLLVGEDGRAEMTVSTDRFALGDLRAAGGAFIVHAGADNHANVPERYLDGGPPDEDTLATGDAGPRQACGVIGEPAATS, encoded by the coding sequence ATGATGCGCGCAGCCGTACCCGCCCTGCTCGCGGCGCTGGCTCTGCTGGGCGGCTGCGGCGAGAACGCCACCGCCCCGGCGGACACCGAATCCGGTCAGGTGCCCGGGGGCGAGCCCGCAGGCGAGGACACGGCGCAGGCCGGTGACGGCGTCGAGGTCGAGATGCGCGACGCGCAGGACCAGCCGGTGGGCACGGTGACGCTGACCGCCGACGGCGAGCGGACCCGCGTCGCGGCATCGATCGACGGGCTCGAGCCCGGCTTCTACGGGTTCCACGTCCACCAGAACGCAGACTGCGACCCTGACGCCCCCGACGGGCCGTTCACGACCGCAGGCGGGCACTACAGCCCCGAAGGCGGCGCTCACGGGGCGCACGCCGGCGACCTCCCGAACCTGCTCGTCGGCGAGGACGGCCGCGCGGAGATGACCGTGTCGACCGACCGGTTCGCCCTCGGGGACCTCAGGGCCGCCGGCGGCGCCTTCATCGTCCATGCCGGGGCGGACAATCACGCGAACGTCCCCGAGCGCTACCTCGACGGTGGACCGCCCGACGAGGACACCCTCGCGACCGGTGACGCCGGTCCCCGCCAGGCGTGCGGGGTCATCGGCGAGCCCGCCGCCACCTCCTAG
- a CDS encoding DUF3516 domain-containing protein — protein MTDLSVSPRLVDLLPPRGVPADADTIFATFTGWAEGRGLRLYPAQEEALIEVVSGSHVILSTPTGSGKSLVATGAHFAALAEDKTSFYTAPIKALVSEKFFALIEIFGADNVGMMTGDATVNADAPIICCTAEILANLALRQGPGADIGQVVMDEFHFYAEADRGWAWQVPLLTLPQAQFVLMSATLGDVRFFQEDLRRRTGRQVAVVTSVERPVPLQFRYVTTPVHETIEELLETRRAPIYVVHFTQASAVERAQALMSVNVCTRQEKDAIAELIADFRFAAGFGRKTLSRLVRHGIGVHHAGMLPKYRRLVEQLAQAGLLKVICGTDTLGVGINVPIRTVLFTALTKYDGVRTRHLNAREFHQIAGRAGRAGYDTTGTVVVQAPEHVVENEKALAKAGDDPKKRRKVTRKKPPDGFVSWAESTYDRLVAAEPETLRSRFAVSHAMLLNVMERPGDAFATMRALLTDNHEDRPAQRDHIRRAIALYRELLTAGVAERLGEPDAEGRTVRVTVDLQDNFALNQPLAPFAMSAFALLDHDSPTYALDVLSVVESILEDPRQVLGAQTFKAKGEAVAQMKADGIDYDERMELLEDVTHPRPLADLLETAFALYRQGQPWVAAHTLSPKSVARDLYERAMTFADYVAFYELSRSEGLVLRYLSDAYKALRQTVPDELKTDEVDDLDAWLGELVRQTDSSLLDEWEAMLAPGAGAETPKPAVDEGPPPVTANVRAFRVLVRNALFRRVELAARRRWEDLGKLDGAHGWSAETWSQALEPYFADHDEIGTGPDARGPRLLVVDEEPGVWKVRQVLDDPAGDHDWAITAEVDLAASDEAGTAVVRVLDVGAG, from the coding sequence GTGACCGACCTCTCCGTCTCCCCACGCCTCGTCGACCTCCTGCCCCCCCGGGGGGTGCCGGCGGACGCCGACACGATCTTCGCGACCTTCACCGGCTGGGCGGAGGGGCGCGGGCTGCGCCTGTACCCGGCGCAGGAGGAGGCGCTGATCGAGGTCGTCTCGGGCTCGCATGTGATCCTGAGCACGCCGACGGGGTCGGGCAAGAGCCTCGTCGCGACCGGAGCGCACTTCGCCGCGCTGGCCGAGGACAAGACGAGCTTCTACACCGCCCCGATCAAGGCGCTCGTCAGCGAGAAGTTCTTCGCGCTCATCGAGATCTTCGGTGCGGACAACGTCGGCATGATGACCGGGGACGCGACCGTGAACGCCGACGCGCCGATCATCTGCTGCACCGCGGAGATCCTCGCGAACCTCGCCCTGCGTCAGGGGCCTGGGGCCGACATCGGCCAGGTGGTAATGGACGAGTTCCACTTCTACGCCGAGGCGGACCGCGGCTGGGCTTGGCAGGTGCCGCTGCTCACGCTGCCCCAGGCCCAGTTCGTCCTCATGTCCGCCACGCTCGGCGACGTGCGCTTCTTCCAGGAGGACCTGCGCCGGCGGACCGGTCGCCAGGTCGCCGTCGTCACCTCCGTCGAACGTCCCGTCCCGCTGCAGTTCCGCTACGTGACCACGCCGGTGCACGAGACGATCGAGGAACTGCTCGAGACGCGCCGCGCCCCGATCTACGTCGTGCACTTCACCCAGGCGTCGGCGGTCGAGCGCGCCCAGGCGCTCATGAGCGTGAACGTGTGCACCCGGCAGGAGAAGGACGCCATCGCCGAGCTCATCGCGGACTTCCGCTTCGCCGCGGGGTTCGGCAGGAAGACCCTGTCACGGCTCGTCCGCCACGGCATCGGCGTGCATCACGCCGGGATGCTGCCGAAGTACCGGCGGCTGGTGGAACAGCTCGCGCAGGCAGGCCTGCTGAAGGTGATCTGCGGCACCGACACGCTCGGCGTCGGCATCAACGTGCCGATCCGCACGGTCCTGTTCACGGCGCTGACGAAGTACGACGGTGTCAGGACCCGCCACCTGAACGCCCGGGAGTTCCACCAGATCGCCGGCCGCGCCGGACGCGCCGGGTACGACACGACCGGCACCGTCGTCGTCCAGGCCCCCGAGCACGTCGTGGAGAACGAGAAGGCGCTCGCCAAGGCCGGCGACGACCCGAAGAAGCGGCGGAAGGTGACCCGCAAGAAGCCGCCCGACGGCTTCGTCAGCTGGGCTGAGTCGACCTACGACCGGCTCGTCGCGGCGGAGCCCGAGACGCTGCGGTCCCGGTTCGCGGTCAGCCACGCCATGCTGCTCAACGTGATGGAGCGCCCCGGCGACGCGTTCGCGACGATGCGGGCGCTGTTGACCGACAACCACGAGGACCGCCCCGCCCAGCGTGACCACATCCGCCGTGCCATCGCGCTCTACCGCGAGCTGCTGACCGCCGGGGTGGCCGAGCGTCTCGGGGAGCCCGACGCCGAGGGCCGCACCGTACGGGTCACCGTCGACCTCCAGGACAACTTCGCGCTCAACCAGCCACTCGCGCCGTTCGCGATGTCGGCGTTCGCGCTCCTCGACCACGACTCGCCCACCTACGCGCTCGACGTCCTGTCGGTGGTCGAGTCGATCCTCGAGGATCCTCGACAGGTGCTCGGTGCGCAGACCTTCAAGGCGAAGGGCGAGGCGGTCGCGCAGATGAAGGCGGACGGCATCGACTACGACGAGCGCATGGAGCTGCTCGAAGACGTCACGCACCCGCGCCCGCTCGCCGACCTCCTCGAGACCGCCTTCGCGCTCTACCGTCAGGGGCAGCCGTGGGTCGCCGCGCACACCCTGTCGCCGAAGTCGGTCGCCCGTGACCTCTACGAGCGCGCGATGACCTTCGCCGACTACGTCGCCTTCTACGAGCTGTCGCGCTCCGAGGGACTGGTGCTGCGCTACCTCTCCGACGCGTACAAGGCGCTGCGCCAGACCGTGCCCGACGAGCTCAAGACCGACGAGGTGGACGACCTCGATGCCTGGCTCGGTGAGCTCGTCCGCCAGACCGACTCGAGCCTGCTCGACGAGTGGGAGGCCATGCTCGCCCCCGGCGCGGGCGCCGAGACCCCCAAGCCCGCCGTCGACGAGGGCCCCCCGCCGGTCACCGCGAACGTCCGGGCCTTCCGGGTGCTCGTGCGCAACGCGCTGTTCCGGCGTGTCGAGCTCGCGGCCCGCCGTCGGTGGGAGGACCTCGGCAAGCTCGACGGCGCGCACGGCTGGAGCGCCGAGACCTGGTCGCAGGCGCTCGAGCCGTACTTCGCCGACCACGACGAGATCGGCACCGGGCCCGACGCGCGAGGACCGCGGCTGCTCGTGGTCGACGAGGAGCCCGGCGTCTGGAAGGTCCGCCAGGTCCTCGACGACCCTGCCGGCGACCACGACTGGGCCATCACCGCCGAGGTCGACCTCGCGGCGTCCGACGAGGCCGGGACCGCCGTCGTGCGGGTCCTCGACGTGGGCGCGGGTTGA
- the selA gene encoding L-seryl-tRNA(Sec) selenium transferase encodes MPDRAGLARLPRIDDLVAAAGDLVARYGRGPATAALRAAVDVARARLLDAGGEPPDATELVAAADADLARRRPGPPRRVYNAAGVVVHTNLGRAPLSDDARQAMLDAAGYCDLEYDLATGRRGSRGARLDPLLAETAGAQDALAVNNCAAALVLTLAALAPGADVAVSRGELVEIGGSFRLPEIMAASGARLVEVGTTNRTRAVDYAVDGVALLLKVHPSNYRITGFAEAPGVAAVADVARDLGVPLVHDVGSGLLVDSDEPWLAGEPSLAGSLAEGADLVLASGDKLLGGPQAGILAGRADLVERCRRHPLARALRLDKLRIAGLVATLEAHLRGTPVPTWAMLRADPVVIAARAKALAARLGGEVTEGATLVGGGSAPGLSVRTPVVRLGAARPDAAADRLRAGDPPIVVRVDDGALWVDLRTVPPEADDLLGERLAAVLGAV; translated from the coding sequence ATGCCCGACCGTGCCGGCCTCGCGCGGCTGCCCCGCATCGACGACCTCGTCGCCGCCGCGGGCGACCTCGTCGCGCGCTACGGGCGGGGCCCGGCGACCGCGGCCCTGCGCGCGGCCGTGGACGTCGCCCGCGCCCGCCTGCTCGACGCCGGTGGCGAGCCGCCCGACGCGACGGAGCTCGTCGCGGCGGCTGACGCCGACCTCGCTCGGCGGCGCCCGGGACCCCCGCGTCGCGTCTACAACGCCGCCGGCGTCGTCGTGCACACCAACCTCGGCCGCGCGCCGCTCTCGGACGACGCGCGGCAGGCGATGCTGGACGCGGCCGGGTACTGCGACCTCGAGTACGACCTCGCCACCGGGCGGCGTGGATCGCGCGGGGCGCGTCTCGACCCGCTGCTCGCCGAAACCGCCGGCGCGCAGGACGCCCTGGCGGTGAACAACTGCGCCGCCGCGCTCGTGCTCACGCTCGCGGCACTCGCCCCGGGCGCCGACGTCGCCGTGAGCCGCGGGGAGCTCGTCGAGATCGGCGGCTCCTTCCGCCTGCCCGAGATCATGGCGGCCTCGGGGGCCCGCCTCGTCGAGGTCGGCACGACGAACCGCACACGGGCCGTTGACTACGCCGTCGACGGCGTGGCCCTGCTCCTCAAGGTGCACCCGTCGAACTACCGCATCACCGGCTTCGCCGAGGCTCCCGGTGTGGCGGCTGTCGCGGATGTCGCACGCGACCTCGGCGTGCCGCTCGTCCACGACGTCGGGTCCGGCCTGCTCGTCGACAGCGACGAGCCGTGGCTCGCCGGCGAGCCGAGCCTCGCCGGGTCGCTCGCCGAGGGCGCCGACCTCGTGCTCGCGAGCGGGGACAAGCTTCTCGGCGGGCCGCAGGCCGGCATCCTGGCGGGGCGCGCCGACCTCGTCGAGCGGTGCCGACGCCATCCGCTCGCCCGGGCCCTGCGCCTCGACAAGCTCCGCATCGCCGGGCTCGTCGCGACGCTCGAGGCGCACCTGCGGGGGACACCCGTGCCGACGTGGGCGATGCTGCGCGCCGACCCGGTGGTCATCGCCGCCCGGGCGAAGGCGCTCGCCGCGCGCCTCGGCGGCGAGGTCACCGAAGGCGCGACCCTCGTCGGCGGGGGATCCGCGCCGGGCCTGTCCGTCCGGACCCCCGTCGTGCGCCTCGGCGCCGCACGGCCCGACGCCGCAGCCGATCGCCTGCGCGCCGGCGACCCGCCGATCGTCGTGCGGGTCGACGACGGGGCGCTGTGGGTGGACCTGCGCACCGTGCCTCCCGAGGCCGACGACCTCCTCGGCGAGCGCCTCGCCGCCGTGCTGGGGGCAGTCTGA